One region of Mugil cephalus isolate CIBA_MC_2020 chromosome 17, CIBA_Mcephalus_1.1, whole genome shotgun sequence genomic DNA includes:
- the LOC125023812 gene encoding SH2 domain-containing adapter protein F-like, with protein YLNFGSRRDPPQPPRPDYSESEILRAYRAQKELDFEDPYQHLDKEHKNGGFSPCNATVSLPSFPAFGSVLPNGVEVKVVSPKHRLIKVDSQEFGRCKVPLSPVTVQEEPVVPSAPAASDADTDYSDPFDARPDPRARPNWEPKSAPTDCCSYMEPFEAQRIISELQHSMMTNRSGSGDGGQLYDNPYEERSRLHHRAAPPTQQPAQKFEGGLIDSRESRLPQDDERPADEYDQPWEWKKDNISKALAVQFEGAERERSRAQTEQTRLTKPSTASTTSESTTLRLVGDTPPLLGERVDPSLPLEKQVWYHGALSRSEAEALLTLCKESSYLVRNSQTCRNDYSLSLRSCKGFMHMKFTQFEDGRFVLGENSPPFSTIPEVIHYYTTHKLPIRGAEHMSLLYPVIVQTL; from the exons TACCTCAACTTTGGCAGCAGGCGTGATCCTCCACAGCCCCCGAGGCCAGATTACAGCGAGAGTGAGATTTTAAGGGCCTACAGAGCTCAGAAGGAGCTGGATTTTGAGGACCCGTACCAACACTTGGACAAGGAGCACAAGAATGGCGGTTTCAGCCCGTGCAACGCAACAGTGAGCCTTCCCTCTTTCCCTGCTTTTGGCTCGGTGCTGCCAAACGGTGTGGAG gtgaaAGTCGTATCTCCAAAACACAGACTAATTAAAGTGGACTCCCAGGAGTTTGGTCGCTGTAAAGTTCCCCTGAGTCCGGTGACAGTTCAAGAAGAACCT GTGGTTCCCTCTgcaccagcagcatcagacgCCGACACGGACTACTCTGATCCGTTTGATGCACGTCCAGACCCAAGAGCCAGACCGAACTGGGAGCCCAAATCTGCACCTACAGACTGCTGCAGCTACATGGAGCCATTTGAGGCCCAGAGGATTATTTCAG AACTGCAGCACAGCATGATGACTAACCGATCAGGGAGTGGCGACGGCGGCCAGTTGTACGATAACCCGTACGAGGAGAGGTCTCGCCTTCACCATCGGGCTGCGCCGCCGACGCAACAGCCAGCCCAGAAGTTCGAGGGCGGCCTGATAGACAGCAGGGAGAGCCGGCTGCCTCAGGACGACGAGAGGCCCGCAGATGAGTACGACCAGCCGTGGGAGTGGAAGAAGGACAACATCTCCAAAGCTCTGGCGG TTCAGTTTGAAGGAGCTGAAAGGGAACGCTCACGAGCTCAGACAGAACAGACCAGGCTCACCAAGCCCAGCACAGCGTCTACCACATCGGAGTCAACTACGCTACGTCTTGTTGGTGacactcctcctctcctgggAGAAAGAGTGGACCCGTCTCTGCCTCTGGAGAAGCAAGT ATGGTACCACGGAGCCCTGAGCCGCTCTGAGGCAGAGGCTCTACTGACTCTCTGTAAGGAGAGCTCCTATCTGGTGAGGAATAGCCAGACCTGCCGGAACGACTACTCGCTCTCCCTCAG gAGCTGCAAAGGCTTCATGCACATGAAGTTCACCCAGTTTGAAGACGGCCGCTTCGTGCTCGGGGAGAACAGCCCGCCCTTCTCCACCATCCCTGAGGTCATCCACTACTACACCACACACAAGCTGCCGATCAGAGGGGCCGAGCACATGTCCCTGCTGTACCCCGTCATAGTGCAGACCCTCTGA
- the LOC125023318 gene encoding interferon-induced protein 44-like, whose product MSTSAFALPLFHFYCLIGIPQILLMTKVDEACPLVEDDLKNVYRSVYIQKKARELSECLGIPLNCVLPVKNYSEELALDQDADILLCSAVEQMLNYADSFFENQVVEDQDESEDLYRSMNRDQKFINSN is encoded by the exons ATGTCAACTAGTGCTTTTGCTTTGCCTTTGTTCCATTTCTACTGCCTGATAGGAATCCCTCAGATTCTGCTGATGACCAAAGTAGATGAAGCCTGTCCACTGGTAGAAGACGACCTGAAGAATGTTTATCGCAGCGTTTACAtccagaagaag GCCCGTGAGTTGAGTGAGTGTCTGGGAATCCCTTTGAACTGTGTGCTCCCAGTGAAGAACTACAGCGAGGAGCTGGCCCTGGACCAGGACGCTGACATACTGCTGTGTAGTGCCGTAGAGCAGATGCTTAACTATGCAGACAGCTTTTTTGAGAACCAGGTAGTTGAGGATCAAGATGAAAGCGAAGATCTCTACAGAAGTATGAATCGTGACCAGAAGTTCATTAATTCAAACTAA
- the LOC125023316 gene encoding growth arrest and DNA damage-inducible protein GADD45 beta-like, producing MIPEESFGSIENRMQTVGLALEELLVTAQKQDCLTVGIYESAKLLNADPDSVVLCVLAADGEDDVALQIHFTLLQSFCCDSGITILRVSGVQRLQQLLGAVDANRNQEECGDLHCMLVTNPQADHCRLEEVGSYCQESRRLDQWVPELVLQER from the exons ATGATTCCAGAGGAAAGCTTTGGCTCCATCGAGAACAG GATGCAGACTGTAGGCCTGGCTTTGGAGGAGTTGTTGGTAACGGCTCAGAAACAAGACTGCCTGACTGTTGGCATCTATGAATCAGCAAAACTTCTCAATGC tGACCCAGACAGTGTGGTTCTGTGCGTCCTGGCAGCCGACGGTGAAGACGACGTGGCGCTGCAGATTCACTTCACGCTGCTGCAGTCCTTCTGCTGCGACAGCGGTATCACCATCCTGCGAGTGTCGGGGGTTCAGCGGCTCCAGCAGCTGCTCGGAGCTGTGGATGCCAACAGAAACCAGGAGGAGTGCGGCGACCTCCACTGCATGCTGGTCACG AACCCTCAGGCAGACCACTGCAGACTAGAAGAAGTGGGGAGCTACTGCCAGGAGAGTCGACGCCTCGACCAGTGGGTGCCTGAACTAGTTCTGCAGGAACGCTGA